The Candidatus Binatia bacterium genomic interval CCCTTTTTCGACCTTCTCGATCTCCCGCTTCATCATCTCCCGCAGCATGACGATGCCGCGGTCGGCGGTGGCGAGCCGCTCGTGCGTGCGGTCCGAGATCGGCCCCTGGGTTTCCCAGGCCATATGATCCTGGCACTGCACGTCGATCGTCATGTCGAAGCGCGTGAACGGGTGCAGCGCGTCCGGCGGATTCTTGTAGGGGTTCACATATTCCACGGGAAGATCGCCGTTTTCTTCCACGACGCCGCCGTCCTCGCTCGGATCGAAGCGGACGAAGAAAATCTTCGTGTGGGCGTCGTCCATCGGAACGCGGATCTGCGTCGCGTTGGACTGGCGGAGAATATTCGGGAAGATCAACGGATGCTCGTCGATCCGGCCGTTGATGTATCGGCGCTTTTTCATGATGCCGTAGGGAAACTCGTAAAACTCGAACTGCTCCACGTCGTCGGTGAGGCCGCGGGTCGTGCTCGCGATGGTCCGGCCGCGGCCGATCATCGTCTGATGGAGGATTTGAAGGTGCGACGGGTCCACGGAATTTTCCATCGCTTGAAACCAGTTGCAGTCGAGCTGCGGCTGGACGATCACCCGTCGGCGGCCGTCTTTCCGCACCCAGAGATCGTACTGGGGAAGGAGCGGCAGCGGCTTCGGTCCCATGTAGGTCCAGTAAAGCCCTACGAATTTTTGCACCGGATAGGCTTTGTGCTTGACCGTGAGATGGAATTTGCTGCCCGCCGGCTCGGCCGGGCATTCGATACAGTTTCCTTCGGTGTCGAACAGCCAGCCGTGATAGGCGCAAGCGATGCCTCTTTTTTCCACTCTGCCGTAAAGGACCGATGCGCCGCGGTGCGGGCAGCGATCGTCGAGCAAACCGACCCGGCCCGTCCGGTCGCGGAAGAGGACGAGATCCTCCCCGAGAATGCGCGCGTGCAGAGTCGGCTTTTCATCCGTCAGTTCACAAGCCGGGGCCACGGGCAGCCAGTAGCGGCGCAGCAGCTCGCCGGCCGGCGTTCCCGGGCCGACGCGCGTCAACAGCTCGTTTTCTTCTTGGGTCAGCATGGTTCCCCCTTCGACTATAGGTAGTGTCTGCCTTTCATCGCGTCCGGCACTTTAAGGCCCATCTCCTCGATCAGCGGGTTGACCTCTTTGATGTACGCTTCTCTCGCCTGCGCGTTGGTGCGGCGCTTGATGCCCCAGTGACAAAACCGTTCGGAGCGCTTTGATTCGGAGCTGCCGAACATGTCGAGCGCCGTGATGTACCAGTGATCGAGCGCCTTCTGGACTTTCTCGCGCGACTGATCGCCTTTCTCCACCAGCTCCCGCGTCTTGTTCGCGCCGTACTCGATGTGACCGAGCTCTTCCAGGATGATATCCGGCAGCAGCGGCACGATCGGCGCGTAGCTCGTGCCGACGAACTCGTCGAGCTGGTAATGGCCTACGCGATCGATCAAAAAGCCGAACACGGCGAAGTCCTCCCAGGTCGTGATCTTTCCGCGGAAGGCTTCGAGGTAGCGCTTCTGGTTCGGCTGGCTCAAGACGAACGAGACGTCCACGCCGATGTCGCCGGCGACGCGGGCGAATTTCCGGTAGTGATCCATCTCCTCCGCCGCCGTGCGCGCGACGATCAGTTGGTCGAGCTTCGTCGGCGTGCCGGGAAGCATCTTCTCCATGTAGAGATGCGGCCCGCCGATCTCGCAATCCGATTGGATCGTGAGGATCCGCTTGAGCAGATCCTGATACTCGGGGTCCATCTTTTCGAAATCATCGGCCGTGACTTTGTCGTTGAACATGATCTTTCCTTTCCGGATATTGTTTTTTACGTCCCGGTGAAGTTCGGCTTTCTTTTTTCCAAAAACGCCGCGGTTCCCTCATGCAAATCGTGGCTCGTGGCGAGGTTGCCGAACGAGCGCGCTTCCATCTCCAGGCCGGAAGCCAGATCGACTTCCACGCCTTTGTTGATGAGCATCTTCGACGCTTCGAGCGCGAGGCGCGGCAGCGCGGCGAGCTTGGCGGCGAAGGCGCGCGCTTCTTCGAGCAGCTTACCCTTGGAGACCACCTTCATGACGAGACCGAGAGCCAACGCTTGCTCCGCGACGATCGGATCGCCGGTGAGAATAATTTCCTTTGCTTTCGCTGCGCCGATGAGGCGCGGCAGGCGCTGGGTGCCGCCGCCGCCGGGAAACGCGCCGATCTTGATCTCCGGGAGACCGAACTTCGTCCCCTCCGAAGCGATGCGGAAATCGCACGCGAGCGCCAGCTCGCAGCCGCCGCCGAGCGCATAACCGGCCACGGCGGCGACGACCGGCTGCGGCAACGCCTCGATCTGATCGAACAGAAGCTGGAACTCGCGCGCGTGCCGGTAGGTCGCCTCGGCCGTGTTCGCTTCGAGGATCTCGCCGATGTCGGCGCCGGCGCAGAAAAACTCCTCGCCCCCGGTGACGATGACGACGCGCTGCGCGGCATCGGCGGCGATCCGTTTGAGCGCCGCTTCCATCTCCTGTCTCAGCATTCCGTTGAAGGCGTTCTTCTTCTCCGGCCGGTTGAGCTGGATCGTCGTAACGCCGCCGTCCCTGCCGACCAGCAGATTGTGATACATAGAGCCTCCAGAGGATTGCGCCGTCATAGGCCGAAGAGCTGCACCGTGTTGTCGCGCAAAACTTTCCGCTTGACCTCTTCCTTGAGGCCGATCTCACCGATCTGGTCGAGGCTCGCCTTCCACGGGAGGCCGTTGGTGCCCCAGACGCAGCGGTCCATGCCCATCCGGCTGTTCATGAAGTGAATGACCTCGGGCGCGAGATATTTCGGCATCCAGCCGTCGATGCCGAAATAAACGTTGTCCCACTTGTAGCAAGCCGAGATCAGCTCCTCGGCCCACGGCCAGCCGGTGTGCGCGCCGATCATTTTCAGCTCGGGAAAATCGCTGGCGATTTTATCCAGATAAATCGGCCGGCCGTGCTCGCTCGGCATCGCTTCGAGCACGTGGCCGACTTGCATCGACACCGGAATGTCCAGCTCGACGCACTTGGCGAACAGCGGATACATCTTGGCGTCCGAGAGCGGGATGTCGAAGCCGTAGATGTGGACGTAGACGCCCTTGAAGCCGTAGCGCTTCACGCCGATCTCGATTTCCTGGAGCGACTCTTTGATGCGAAACGGATTGTAGCCGGCGAGACCGACGAAGCGGTCGGGATATTGCGTCGTGTACTGCGCGACTTCGTCGATCGTCGTGTTCATGTACATCCAGTGGTTGCGGTACGACCACATTTTCGTCTGGGTGATGAAAACTTTTTCCACCCCGGCCTCGTCCATCTTGCCGATCATCGCCGGGATGGTGTCGAACTGCGGCAGGCCGCCGATGGCGCGCTCCATGCGGCAGATCAGCTCGTTTTTTTTGGCGTCGTTCCACTTGGCGATGAACTCCGGCGTCGCCACGTAGTACATCATGTCGATCGCTTTGACTTGGCTAGCCATAGCTGTTTCTCCTTTCCCTCACCCCTGCCCTCTCCCAGCGGGAGAGGGTGACAGAGTCGCTCTCAACCATTCCCTCGCCCTTTAGGGAGAGGGTTAGGGTGAGGGTTTGGGTGAGGGTGTTCTTACGCCATCGTCAGTCCGCCGTCGACGCTGACCGTCTGTCCGGTCATGAAGTCGGAATCGTTGGAAGCGAAAAAGACGACCAGCGCGGCGA includes:
- a CDS encoding Rieske 2Fe-2S domain-containing protein — its product is MLTQEENELLTRVGPGTPAGELLRRYWLPVAPACELTDEKPTLHARILGEDLVLFRDRTGRVGLLDDRCPHRGASVLYGRVEKRGIACAYHGWLFDTEGNCIECPAEPAGSKFHLTVKHKAYPVQKFVGLYWTYMGPKPLPLLPQYDLWVRKDGRRRVIVQPQLDCNWFQAMENSVDPSHLQILHQTMIGRGRTIASTTRGLTDDVEQFEFYEFPYGIMKKRRYINGRIDEHPLIFPNILRQSNATQIRVPMDDAHTKIFFVRFDPSEDGGVVEENGDLPVEYVNPYKNPPDALHPFTRFDMTIDVQCQDHMAWETQGPISDRTHERLATADRGIVMLREMMKREIEKVEKG
- a CDS encoding Phenylacetic acid catabolic protein, with the protein product MFNDKVTADDFEKMDPEYQDLLKRILTIQSDCEIGGPHLYMEKMLPGTPTKLDQLIVARTAAEEMDHYRKFARVAGDIGVDVSFVLSQPNQKRYLEAFRGKITTWEDFAVFGFLIDRVGHYQLDEFVGTSYAPIVPLLPDIILEELGHIEYGANKTRELVEKGDQSREKVQKALDHWYITALDMFGSSESKRSERFCHWGIKRRTNAQAREAYIKEVNPLIEEMGLKVPDAMKGRHYL
- a CDS encoding enoyl-CoA hydratase, with amino-acid sequence MYHNLLVGRDGGVTTIQLNRPEKKNAFNGMLRQEMEAALKRIAADAAQRVVIVTGGEEFFCAGADIGEILEANTAEATYRHAREFQLLFDQIEALPQPVVAAVAGYALGGGCELALACDFRIASEGTKFGLPEIKIGAFPGGGGTQRLPRLIGAAKAKEIILTGDPIVAEQALALGLVMKVVSKGKLLEEARAFAAKLAALPRLALEASKMLINKGVEVDLASGLEMEARSFGNLATSHDLHEGTAAFLEKRKPNFTGT
- a CDS encoding amidohydrolase family protein, with the translated sequence MASQVKAIDMMYYVATPEFIAKWNDAKKNELICRMERAIGGLPQFDTIPAMIGKMDEAGVEKVFITQTKMWSYRNHWMYMNTTIDEVAQYTTQYPDRFVGLAGYNPFRIKESLQEIEIGVKRYGFKGVYVHIYGFDIPLSDAKMYPLFAKCVELDIPVSMQVGHVLEAMPSEHGRPIYLDKIASDFPELKMIGAHTGWPWAEELISACYKWDNVYFGIDGWMPKYLAPEVIHFMNSRMGMDRCVWGTNGLPWKASLDQIGEIGLKEEVKRKVLRDNTVQLFGL